A single region of the Thermodesulfatator indicus DSM 15286 genome encodes:
- a CDS encoding PAS domain S-box protein, which translates to MEKLHISQFETELIDLLPDGLMLLDPQGKIVYANEALTKILYKPRNEIIGKRCYEVVHEVKTVPAFCIRTRARGEGSVCMHIFEPSIQSWLWCYVYPIKKDGQLIGWLHVIRSIKFKELDAIILEKLGEDIFPWPFYVVDKNHEVIIANKEFNNLIKKDFSQKKCYQILFERNKPCDFCSELKSSVEITLKNRRYLFYQSVLPVSSTESYKLHFLIDIEKQKLAEERFKRLFQESPVGIAISDLEGRIYRVNQAFKKLFQVPENFDVTRLKAYDFYANPEDRKEFIKTLKQRGEVQKYELKQKTLTNKTIWVEITSRLIKEGGNTYLWNVFQDITDFKNVYQSLLESEFLFRSLAEKAPLGVILMDETGKITYLNPAVEKIFGYQAEELYGKDLHLTLAPEKYHSLYRECFERALKTGKFRLAGKRLEVEAKRKDGSVFPVEIYFNFLKLSDNIVFLGLIQDITERKKLEEERINLEKHRALEMLAGGIAHDFNNFLASIMLNVDLALQVASDEKLKSILKRCLNVVEQAQRLSQRLLMFSKGDIPVPEEVSLKNFITELVKFLLQGSGIRAVVEIPDDIPTVKIDPGHLSQIIQNLIINAKEAMPNGGNLFIQAEHENGKVILVVRDTGPGIPEAILDQIFEPGFTTKETGTGLGLAIVKSLVEKAQGQLKVKSAPGMGTSFILIFPAMEKTKEKPKKQEEVNSCEVTTGKILVMDDEKYLRDLLKEALSIKGFLVETAENGQEALAKYQKAMEEGKPFDLVILDLTVPGGKGGVWTIEKLRQLDPGVKAILSTGYTKDTEKILEKYPFLEILTKPYNLKKLYEIINKIFKSKMPYLRDGFSLAGSP; encoded by the coding sequence ATGGAAAAACTACATATAAGCCAGTTTGAAACCGAACTCATTGATCTCCTGCCAGATGGCCTCATGCTCCTTGACCCTCAGGGTAAGATCGTCTATGCCAACGAAGCCTTAACTAAAATACTTTATAAACCACGTAATGAAATAATAGGCAAGCGTTGCTATGAAGTCGTTCACGAGGTTAAAACTGTCCCTGCCTTTTGTATTAGAACCAGGGCCCGAGGCGAGGGCTCTGTTTGTATGCATATATTTGAACCCTCTATCCAGAGCTGGCTCTGGTGTTATGTCTATCCTATAAAAAAAGATGGCCAGTTAATTGGCTGGCTACATGTAATACGCTCAATCAAATTTAAAGAATTAGATGCTATTATTTTAGAAAAACTGGGAGAAGATATTTTCCCCTGGCCATTTTACGTGGTTGATAAAAATCATGAAGTTATTATAGCCAACAAAGAATTTAACAATTTAATAAAAAAAGATTTTTCACAAAAAAAATGTTATCAAATCCTCTTTGAAAGAAATAAACCTTGTGATTTCTGTTCTGAATTAAAATCCTCCGTAGAAATTACTCTAAAAAATCGCCGCTATCTTTTTTATCAATCAGTTCTTCCCGTATCAAGTACCGAAAGTTATAAATTACATTTCCTTATAGATATAGAGAAACAAAAGCTGGCTGAAGAGAGATTTAAACGTCTTTTTCAAGAAAGCCCAGTAGGCATTGCCATTAGTGACCTAGAAGGCCGAATTTATAGAGTGAATCAGGCCTTTAAGAAGTTGTTTCAGGTTCCAGAAAACTTTGACGTGACCAGATTAAAGGCCTATGACTTTTACGCCAATCCAGAAGACAGAAAAGAATTTATTAAAACCCTAAAACAAAGGGGAGAAGTTCAAAAGTACGAGCTTAAACAAAAAACTCTTACCAATAAAACTATCTGGGTAGAAATAACTTCCAGGCTAATAAAAGAAGGAGGCAACACTTATCTCTGGAATGTCTTTCAAGATATTACTGACTTTAAAAATGTTTACCAGTCGTTGTTAGAAAGTGAGTTTCTTTTCAGATCTCTGGCTGAAAAAGCTCCTCTTGGGGTAATTTTAATGGATGAAACGGGAAAAATTACCTACTTAAACCCGGCTGTGGAAAAAATATTCGGCTACCAGGCTGAAGAATTATACGGAAAAGACCTTCATTTAACCCTTGCTCCAGAGAAATATCATTCCCTTTATCGGGAATGCTTTGAAAGAGCCTTAAAAACCGGAAAATTCCGACTGGCGGGAAAAAGGCTAGAAGTTGAGGCCAAAAGAAAAGACGGCTCAGTTTTTCCGGTTGAAATATATTTCAATTTTTTGAAGCTTTCCGATAATATTGTTTTTTTAGGACTTATTCAGGATATTACTGAAAGAAAAAAGCTTGAAGAAGAAAGAATCAACCTGGAAAAACACCGGGCCCTTGAGATGTTGGCCGGTGGAATAGCCCATGACTTTAACAATTTTCTGGCTTCTATCATGTTAAATGTTGATCTGGCCCTTCAAGTTGCCTCTGATGAAAAACTCAAAAGCATTCTTAAACGGTGTTTAAATGTTGTTGAACAGGCCCAGCGCCTCTCACAAAGGCTTCTCATGTTCTCTAAAGGAGATATCCCGGTTCCTGAAGAGGTCTCGCTAAAAAATTTTATCACCGAACTGGTTAAATTTTTACTTCAAGGTAGCGGTATAAGAGCTGTAGTAGAAATTCCTGATGATATACCAACGGTAAAGATAGATCCGGGGCATCTTTCTCAAATCATTCAAAACCTAATTATTAACGCCAAAGAAGCCATGCCTAACGGAGGCAACCTTTTTATTCAGGCGGAACATGAGAACGGAAAAGTAATTCTGGTTGTTCGAGACACAGGCCCAGGAATACCTGAGGCCATTTTAGACCAAATTTTTGAACCGGGTTTTACTACTAAAGAAACAGGAACCGGACTTGGGCTGGCCATAGTTAAAAGCCTCGTAGAAAAAGCTCAGGGACAGCTAAAAGTAAAGTCCGCTCCAGGCATGGGAACAAGCTTTATTTTGATTTTCCCCGCCATGGAAAAAACCAAAGAAAAACCAAAAAAGCAAGAAGAAGTCAATTCTTGTGAAGTGACAACAGGAAAGATTCTGGTGATGGATGATGAAAAATATCTGCGAGATCTTCTCAAAGAAGCCCTCAGTATTAAGGGTTTTTTGGTAGAAACAGCCGAGAATGGCCAGGAAGCTCTGGCTAAATACCAAAAGGCCATGGAAGAAGGTAAGCCTTTTGATCTGGTAATCCTTGACCTTACCGTTCCTGGAGGGAAAGGCGGAGTATGGACCATAGAAAAACTCAGACAATTAGACCCTGGCGTTAAAGCTATTCTTTCTACTGGTTACACCAAAGATACCGAAAAAATTCTTGAAAAATACCCCTTTTTGGAAATACTTACCAAACCATATAACCTAAAAAAGCTTTATGAGATAATAAACAAAATATTTAAAAGCAAAATGCCATACTTAAGAGACGGCTTCTCCCTTGCGGGCTCGCCGTGA
- the rsmG gene encoding 16S rRNA (guanine(527)-N(7))-methyltransferase RsmG: protein MSFAEEVQQYLEKGLKELGVSLTPEQAGKIVSFLSLLREFSEPLGLTAIKDPKEIAVKHALDSLSVVRHLPDKGPILDLGTGAGLPGMIIKIARPEQEVWLVDARKKPISFLTYAAGVLGLKDIRIIQATVGRKDPLPRGYFNCVVSRAVSELPLLWELASPLLKREGFLLAMKGPRAGEEIEAFEKKFPETIVDFKEFTLPITGDRRTLVFVKGSPSSGN, encoded by the coding sequence ATGTCCTTTGCCGAAGAGGTTCAACAGTACCTTGAAAAAGGGCTAAAAGAGCTTGGGGTTTCACTTACCCCGGAACAAGCGGGGAAAATTGTCAGTTTTTTGTCTCTTTTACGGGAATTTTCTGAGCCTTTAGGGCTTACGGCTATAAAAGATCCAAAAGAAATAGCGGTAAAACACGCCCTTGATAGCCTGAGTGTGGTGCGCCATCTGCCGGATAAGGGCCCAATTCTTGATTTGGGGACAGGCGCGGGCCTGCCGGGCATGATTATCAAAATTGCCCGGCCCGAACAGGAAGTCTGGCTGGTTGACGCGCGCAAAAAGCCCATTTCTTTCCTCACTTACGCGGCCGGAGTTCTCGGCTTAAAAGACATAAGAATTATTCAGGCCACCGTGGGAAGGAAGGACCCTTTACCCCGTGGCTATTTCAACTGTGTGGTTTCGCGAGCGGTTAGTGAGCTTCCTCTCCTCTGGGAGCTTGCAAGCCCCCTTCTTAAGCGGGAGGGCTTTCTGCTGGCTATGAAAGGCCCCAGGGCCGGGGAAGAAATAGAAGCTTTTGAGAAAAAATTTCCTGAAACAATCGTTGACTTTAAAGAATTCACCTTACCTATAACCGGGGACAGGCGAACTCTTGTTTTTGTCAAAGGGTCTCCCAGTTCAGGCAATTAG
- the uvrB gene encoding excinuclease ABC subunit UvrB has translation MSVSEGTFKLESPHKPTGDQPKAIDTLVNWLSHGVKHQVLKGITGSGKTFTMANVIARLNRPTLIIAPNKTLAAQLYNEFKKLFPYNAVEYFVSYYDYYQPEAYIPSTDTYIEKDASINELIDRLRHSATAAVLSRRDVIVVASVSCIYGLGSPTEYSRMHLYLQVDKDFPRDRIIRRLVTMHYERKNFELTRGTFRVRGDIIEIFPAHEEKRAIRVELFGDTIESIKVIDPFRGKVLGRLEAVTIFPGTHYVTDEERLKVAIQEIRKELEERVAWFKRQGRLVEAERLLKRTLFDLEMLEEMGFCHGIENYSRYLDGRAPGEPPYTLLDYFPDDFLIFIDESHITVPQLHGMYRGDRSRKETLVEYGFRLPSALDNRPLTFEEFEERITQVLYVSATPGDYELEKAGPYVVEQIIRPTGLMDPIIEVRPAKHQIDDLVAEIKKRLARKERVLVCTLTKRMAEELTDYLSDLGIKAKYLHSDIKTLERAKLIRDLRLGVFEVLVGINLLREGLDLPEVSLVAILDADKEGFLRSERSLIQIAGRAARNVNGTVILYADNVTDSMKRAIEETRRRRKIQEEYNLKHGITPKTIKKDFEDALSQFYESDYVDLEALADIDIEDVDELKRLIKQTEKEMREAAKNLEFEKAAALRDRLFSLRQQLLKAA, from the coding sequence ATGAGTGTGTCAGAAGGAACTTTTAAGCTTGAAAGCCCTCATAAGCCAACAGGAGACCAGCCAAAGGCCATTGATACGCTGGTAAACTGGCTATCTCACGGTGTAAAGCACCAGGTCCTTAAGGGAATTACTGGTTCAGGCAAAACCTTTACCATGGCCAATGTTATTGCCCGCCTCAACCGGCCAACTCTTATTATCGCGCCTAACAAGACCCTGGCCGCCCAACTTTATAACGAATTCAAAAAGCTATTTCCCTATAACGCGGTGGAATATTTTGTTTCTTATTACGACTACTATCAGCCTGAGGCCTATATCCCTTCAACGGATACCTACATTGAAAAAGACGCCTCTATAAACGAACTCATAGACCGGCTCAGGCACTCAGCCACAGCAGCTGTGCTTTCTCGACGCGATGTTATCGTGGTGGCAAGTGTTTCCTGCATTTACGGCCTGGGTTCACCAACTGAGTACTCGCGTATGCATCTTTATCTTCAGGTGGATAAAGACTTCCCGCGGGACCGCATCATCAGGCGCCTCGTTACCATGCACTACGAACGCAAAAATTTTGAGCTTACCCGCGGCACTTTTAGAGTGCGCGGAGATATTATTGAAATCTTTCCCGCTCATGAAGAAAAGCGAGCTATCCGGGTAGAACTTTTTGGTGACACCATTGAAAGCATTAAGGTTATAGACCCCTTTCGTGGTAAGGTTTTGGGCCGTCTGGAGGCGGTTACCATTTTCCCTGGCACTCACTACGTGACTGACGAAGAACGTCTGAAAGTAGCCATTCAGGAAATAAGAAAAGAACTTGAAGAGCGAGTGGCCTGGTTTAAAAGGCAGGGCCGTTTGGTTGAAGCTGAACGTCTCCTGAAGCGCACTCTGTTTGACCTGGAGATGCTTGAAGAGATGGGTTTTTGCCACGGTATTGAAAACTACAGCCGCTATCTTGACGGCCGCGCTCCTGGAGAGCCCCCTTATACTCTGCTTGATTATTTTCCTGATGACTTTCTCATCTTTATTGACGAGAGCCACATTACCGTGCCCCAGCTCCATGGGATGTATCGTGGTGACCGTTCCCGCAAAGAAACGCTTGTGGAATACGGCTTCAGGCTCCCCTCGGCCCTTGATAACCGCCCGCTTACCTTTGAAGAATTTGAAGAAAGGATAACCCAGGTGCTTTACGTCTCAGCCACTCCCGGTGATTACGAGCTTGAAAAGGCCGGGCCTTACGTGGTTGAGCAAATCATAAGGCCTACAGGCCTGATGGACCCTATTATAGAGGTTCGCCCAGCTAAACACCAAATAGACGACCTGGTGGCCGAGATTAAAAAGCGCCTGGCCAGAAAAGAAAGGGTGCTTGTTTGCACACTTACCAAGCGCATGGCCGAGGAATTAACAGATTATTTGTCTGATCTAGGGATTAAAGCCAAATACCTGCACTCGGATATAAAAACCCTTGAGCGGGCCAAACTTATTCGGGATCTGAGGCTCGGGGTCTTTGAGGTGCTGGTGGGTATAAACCTTTTGCGAGAGGGTCTTGATCTACCTGAAGTTTCTCTCGTGGCCATTTTAGACGCAGACAAAGAGGGCTTTTTGCGTTCAGAAAGATCGCTCATCCAGATTGCCGGCCGTGCCGCCAGAAACGTAAACGGCACGGTTATCCTTTACGCTGATAACGTTACGGACTCCATGAAGCGGGCCATAGAAGAAACCAGGCGTCGCCGCAAAATTCAGGAGGAATATAACCTAAAACACGGCATAACTCCTAAGACCATCAAAAAGGACTTTGAAGACGCCCTCTCTCAATTTTACGAAAGCGACTATGTGGACCTAGAAGCCCTGGCGGACATTGATATAGAAGATGTTGACGAACTTAAAAGGCTCATAAAGCAGACGGAAAAAGAAATGCGCGAGGCGGCCAAAAACCTGGAATTTGAAAAAGCTGCCGCTTTGCGAGACCGTCTTTTCAGCCTGCGTCAGCAACTTTTAAAGGCAGCCTAA
- a CDS encoding RluA family pseudouridine synthase: MKDLIIYEDNHLLVVEKPGGLLVQGDSTGDITLLSMAKEYLKEKYQKPGNVYLGVVHRLDRVTSGVVIFARTSKAAQRLAKFFREKLVKKHYLAVVHGSPPPKGLLEDKIAWDENKRKAYISSKGKEASLVYLKLRTKNKKSLLLVQPITGRKHQIRVQLAKRKHPIVGDVKYGSKERIYFGRAILLHAWRIVLPHPVKDEILRFEAGLPFYWPKEFYPPAKIPWLKTERKL, from the coding sequence ATGAAGGATTTAATTATCTACGAAGATAATCATTTACTGGTGGTGGAAAAGCCCGGTGGTCTTCTCGTTCAGGGGGACAGCACCGGTGATATTACCCTCTTATCCATGGCCAAGGAATATCTAAAAGAAAAATACCAGAAACCGGGAAACGTTTACCTGGGAGTAGTGCATCGGCTTGACCGTGTAACTTCAGGAGTGGTTATCTTTGCCCGCACTTCCAAAGCCGCCCAGAGGCTCGCCAAGTTTTTTCGAGAAAAGCTGGTAAAAAAACACTACTTGGCGGTGGTGCACGGTTCCCCTCCTCCTAAAGGCCTCCTTGAAGACAAGATTGCCTGGGACGAAAACAAAAGAAAAGCCTATATTTCTAGCAAAGGCAAAGAGGCAAGCCTTGTTTACCTTAAACTTCGCACCAAGAATAAAAAATCCCTTTTACTGGTGCAGCCCATAACCGGACGTAAGCATCAAATTCGGGTGCAGTTAGCCAAAAGAAAACACCCCATTGTGGGCGACGTTAAATACGGCTCCAAAGAACGAATCTATTTCGGTCGGGCCATACTGCTTCACGCCTGGCGCATTGTTCTTCCTCACCCGGTTAAAGACGAAATTTTGCGCTTTGAGGCCGGCCTTCCTTTCTACTGGCCCAAAGAATTTTATCCACCAGCTAAGATCCCTTGGCTAAAAACCGAAAGAAAGCTTTAG
- a CDS encoding LapA family protein yields the protein MEIYLILAAVLGIFIAVFAIQNAAPVTVKFLVWQFESSLAVLIILAILAGMVLVLLISLPGRLKRRKELFDKQRKIRELEKKLAELTQTQSTSSQEAQS from the coding sequence ATGGAAATTTATCTTATTTTAGCCGCGGTTTTAGGTATTTTTATAGCGGTCTTTGCCATTCAAAATGCCGCCCCGGTAACGGTCAAGTTCCTTGTCTGGCAGTTTGAGAGTTCTTTAGCCGTGCTTATCATCTTGGCCATACTGGCAGGTATGGTTTTGGTGTTGTTAATTTCTCTTCCTGGCCGGCTCAAAAGACGCAAAGAACTTTTTGACAAACAGAGAAAGATAAGAGAGCTTGAAAAAAAGCTTGCTGAACTCACTCAAACACAAAGCACTTCCTCCCAGGAGGCCCAGTCATGA
- a CDS encoding YkgJ family cysteine cluster protein → MIGLMPVKLDEAISEKKALLKALYEVFEDEVKKYPFVCRPGCADCCTVNVIATGIETILVLDSLGEGEKGKLYSELSPLKAKERLRPKVTPNEMASFYMAGKEPPLDEGFVFEPCPFLDEKNLCRLYEVRPLACRTFFSLKLCREAGEAVVPPEFFSLTMVFMQVLEEIDIAGVYGNFIDLLLFYLEKEKAKPEDLVIPETILANREAPDFAIPPQHEEYVRGVLARLYKHPVGDKTFKELLDAVKARIKPKEALSFLGEALS, encoded by the coding sequence ATGATAGGGCTTATGCCAGTAAAATTAGATGAAGCCATCTCTGAGAAAAAGGCCCTTTTAAAAGCCCTTTACGAAGTATTTGAGGACGAAGTCAAGAAGTATCCTTTTGTCTGCCGGCCGGGATGTGCCGACTGTTGCACGGTAAACGTTATCGCCACTGGTATTGAAACCATTCTTGTGCTGGATTCTTTGGGAGAAGGAGAAAAAGGAAAGCTTTACAGCGAGCTTTCACCTTTGAAGGCCAAAGAAAGGCTGCGGCCAAAGGTAACCCCCAACGAGATGGCTTCTTTTTACATGGCTGGCAAAGAGCCACCGCTTGATGAGGGTTTTGTTTTTGAGCCCTGTCCTTTTCTTGATGAAAAGAATCTCTGTCGCCTTTACGAAGTAAGGCCTCTTGCCTGTCGTACGTTTTTTTCTCTTAAACTCTGTCGTGAAGCCGGGGAAGCCGTAGTCCCACCGGAGTTTTTTTCCCTTACCATGGTTTTTATGCAGGTCCTTGAAGAGATAGACATTGCTGGCGTTTACGGCAATTTTATTGATTTGCTTCTTTTTTACCTGGAAAAAGAAAAAGCCAAGCCCGAAGATTTAGTTATTCCCGAAACAATTCTGGCCAATCGAGAGGCTCCCGATTTTGCCATTCCTCCGCAGCATGAAGAATATGTTAGAGGGGTGCTGGCGAGACTTTATAAACATCCCGTTGGAGATAAAACTTTTAAAGAACTTTTAGACGCAGTCAAAGCCCGCATAAAACCCAAAGAGGCCTTAAGCTTTCTGGGAGAGGCCCTTTCATGA
- a CDS encoding histidine phosphatase family protein, translated as MKPTRLFLVRHGQVDGPKGVLYSQKDVPLSKEGLRQSELLTELFAGISLAAVYTSDLSRAKLPGELLKERKDVPLFIKKELREIDFGSWSGKSYSELLEMPAFRERLKAPSRFRPPGGETLGELLNRGLKVIEEAVQKFPGENVVFFIHGGLIRVLVLHALGSSLDNFFRLQIDYASINLIDFYPEGPVVRLVNAPAGLNFKMILEKSSL; from the coding sequence ATGAAGCCAACGCGTCTTTTTCTGGTAAGGCACGGCCAGGTTGATGGCCCCAAGGGGGTTCTTTATAGCCAAAAGGATGTCCCTTTATCAAAAGAAGGGTTAAGGCAGAGTGAGCTTCTGACCGAGCTTTTTGCTGGCATTTCTCTGGCAGCGGTTTACACCAGCGATCTCAGCCGGGCCAAGCTCCCTGGTGAACTCTTAAAAGAACGAAAAGATGTTCCTTTATTTATTAAGAAGGAACTTAGAGAGATAGATTTCGGCTCCTGGTCCGGGAAATCTTATAGTGAACTTTTAGAAATGCCCGCTTTTAGGGAACGTTTAAAAGCGCCTTCAAGGTTTAGGCCACCAGGGGGAGAAACCCTCGGCGAATTACTAAATCGGGGCCTGAAAGTCATTGAAGAAGCCGTTCAAAAGTTTCCCGGCGAAAATGTAGTTTTCTTCATTCACGGAGGGTTGATCAGAGTGCTTGTGCTTCACGCATTGGGTTCTTCTCTTGATAACTTTTTCCGCCTGCAAATAGACTACGCCAGTATAAATTTGATTGACTTTTATCCCGAAGGTCCGGTGGTGAGGCTTGTAAATGCCCCAGCAGGACTTAACTTTAAGATGATTCTAGAGAAATCTTCTCTTTAG
- a CDS encoding phosphate-starvation-inducible PsiE family protein, giving the protein MKIKKKSFIIELYDRIEVFFYLLLMLALVLAISFIFLEVFTSWVHYLKKDEIIYFVFFVLDRSLLALMLLEILHTIKITLKGSIKLAIEPFLMIGIIASVRRILVLSVEIAHPPEGCVVSETMFKHYMLETALLIVLILSFVAGIIILRRCFAVSSKSSVS; this is encoded by the coding sequence ATGAAAATCAAGAAAAAATCCTTTATCATAGAGCTTTATGACAGAATAGAAGTTTTCTTCTACCTCTTGTTAATGTTGGCTTTGGTTTTAGCTATCTCTTTTATCTTTTTGGAGGTTTTTACTTCTTGGGTTCACTATTTAAAAAAAGACGAAATAATTTATTTCGTCTTTTTTGTACTTGATAGGTCGCTTTTGGCTTTAATGTTGCTGGAGATACTTCACACCATCAAGATAACACTCAAAGGCTCTATTAAATTGGCCATTGAACCCTTTTTAATGATAGGCATAATTGCTTCGGTGAGGCGAATTTTGGTTTTATCAGTAGAAATAGCTCATCCCCCAGAGGGCTGTGTAGTTTCAGAGACCATGTTCAAGCACTATATGCTTGAGACAGCCCTTTTGATTGTTCTTATTCTTTCTTTTGTAGCAGGTATAATAATTCTGAGACGCTGCTTTGCTGTTTCGTCTAAAAGTAGTGTTTCTTGA
- the hrcA gene encoding heat-inducible transcriptional repressor HrcA, producing the protein MFEVLELSDRYKKVLTIVVEDYIRHAEPVGSRTVAKRLKPPLSPATVRNIMADLEELGLLSQPHVSAGRVPTEEGFRYYVENLLEAEPLSEKARETIERAFESEEIEDLSELLRITSRLLSHMTGFPSVVSAPKIGSERLLKLDFVPLGRGLVLVVAVTEAGIVVNRLLKIPASVSPEALERLAQYLNQKLPRLTLEEARDELLREIEAERKFLDTLFEELEEGEGPSEPIVEGISRLLDVPEFKDVERLKELLAAFEEKNIFLKIIERCLGSHGVQVLIGAETGLGAPRNLSAVASPYYRDKCPMGGLAVIGPMRMDYSKVVPVVDYTSRIVSHLLDKFLPRT; encoded by the coding sequence ATGTTTGAGGTCTTGGAGCTTTCTGATCGCTATAAAAAAGTTTTAACCATTGTGGTGGAGGATTATATTCGCCACGCTGAGCCTGTGGGCTCGCGTACGGTGGCCAAGCGCCTTAAGCCGCCGCTTTCTCCGGCCACGGTACGCAATATCATGGCTGACCTTGAAGAACTTGGCCTTCTCTCTCAACCACACGTCTCTGCAGGGCGAGTGCCCACCGAAGAAGGTTTCAGATATTATGTAGAAAACTTACTTGAAGCTGAGCCCCTTTCGGAAAAGGCCCGTGAAACCATTGAAAGGGCCTTTGAAAGTGAAGAAATAGAAGACCTTTCAGAGCTTTTACGTATTACCTCGCGTCTTCTAAGCCACATGACCGGGTTCCCTTCGGTGGTTTCTGCTCCCAAAATAGGCAGTGAAAGGCTACTTAAGCTTGATTTTGTTCCTTTAGGGCGAGGACTCGTGCTGGTGGTAGCCGTCACCGAGGCCGGTATCGTTGTAAATCGTCTTTTAAAGATCCCGGCCAGTGTGTCTCCTGAAGCCCTTGAGCGCCTGGCGCAATACCTTAATCAAAAGCTACCTAGGCTGACGTTAGAAGAAGCCCGTGATGAACTTTTAAGAGAAATAGAAGCTGAAAGAAAGTTTTTAGATACGTTGTTTGAGGAACTTGAAGAAGGCGAAGGGCCATCTGAACCCATTGTAGAAGGGATTTCCAGGCTTTTAGACGTACCGGAATTTAAAGACGTAGAGCGCCTGAAAGAGTTGCTGGCGGCCTTTGAAGAGAAAAATATATTTTTGAAAATTATAGAACGCTGCTTAGGTAGCCATGGTGTTCAGGTGTTAATAGGAGCAGAAACAGGATTAGGGGCTCCGCGCAATCTTAGTGCGGTGGCTTCTCCCTATTATCGGGACAAATGCCCCATGGGCGGGCTTGCCGTAATTGGCCCTATGAGGATGGATTATTCCAAGGTAGTTCCCGTGGTGGATTATACGTCAAGAATTGTTTCTCACCTTCTGGACAAGTTCCTTCCGCGTACTTAA
- the grpE gene encoding nucleotide exchange factor GrpE has translation MGKVYHLYRGGVPAKKEKEGTKVMEKAREEAQEMQETQETYPENRDELIELIKKKEAEAKEYKEMALRYAAEVENLKKSFKREKEEYFKYALETFMKELLPFVDNLERALEAAKQSQDAKALIEGIELTLKGLFQTLEKFGLKQFEVAIGDAFKPEIHEALAVEETHEHPEGAIVRTFQKGYTLHGRVIRPALVAVAKKPAEQKKETPEQGENKN, from the coding sequence ATGGGTAAGGTTTACCACCTCTATCGAGGTGGTGTGCCAGCGAAAAAGGAAAAGGAGGGTACTAAAGTTATGGAAAAGGCCAGAGAAGAGGCCCAAGAGATGCAAGAAACTCAAGAAACTTATCCTGAAAATCGGGACGAACTTATAGAGCTTATCAAAAAGAAAGAAGCTGAAGCTAAAGAATACAAAGAGATGGCCCTCCGTTACGCCGCGGAGGTGGAAAACTTAAAGAAAAGTTTCAAGCGGGAAAAAGAAGAGTATTTCAAATACGCTCTTGAAACTTTTATGAAAGAACTGCTTCCCTTTGTGGACAACCTTGAAAGGGCCCTTGAGGCGGCTAAACAATCTCAGGACGCCAAAGCCCTTATTGAGGGCATAGAGCTAACTTTAAAGGGATTATTCCAGACCCTTGAGAAATTTGGCTTAAAGCAGTTTGAAGTGGCTATTGGTGATGCCTTTAAACCTGAAATTCATGAAGCCCTGGCCGTTGAAGAAACCCATGAGCACCCGGAAGGTGCCATAGTTAGAACCTTTCAGAAGGGTTATACCCTTCACGGTCGGGTGATTCGCCCGGCCCTGGTAGCCGTAGCTAAAAAACCAGCTGAACAAAAGAAAGAAACGCCTGAACAAGGCGAAAACAAAAATTAA